The proteins below are encoded in one region of Phaseolus vulgaris cultivar G19833 chromosome 1, P. vulgaris v2.0, whole genome shotgun sequence:
- the LOC137815850 gene encoding uncharacterized protein, whose translation MGPNKNAWCEFHQANGHHIRNCLALAHQLDELVKSGFLKDYLQEETDGQTLVATGVDQGHEVPIHGEVNTISGGFPREECASQVAAEARQKDFAPDVDLVFTRADLLDVVPHDNDPVVISLITVRKRVHHILVDQGSSANVMFLTTFNRLRLSMDQLKPSARRLYGFAGNEVEVHGYIELSTTFTDNLSLWTTKIRYLVVDVPSA comes from the coding sequence atggggcccaacaagaacgcctgGTGTGAATTCCATCAAGCGAATGGCCACCATATACGAAACTGCCTAGCCTTGGCACATCAATTAGACGAGTTAGTGAAGAGCGGATTCCTGAAGGACTACTTGCAAGAAGAAACGGACGGTCAGACATTGGTGGCAACGGGAGTGGATCAAGGGCACGAGGTACCTATTCATGGAGAGGTAAACACCATCTCAGGAGGTTTCCCAAGAGAAGAATGTGCCTCCCAGGTGGCGGCGGAGGCGCGACAGAAAGATTTCGCTCCTGACGTCGACCTTGTTTTCACGCGAGCCGACCTCTTAGATGTCGTACCTCACGACAATGACCCGGTAGTAATCTCCCTAATCACCGTCAGGAAGAGGGTACACCACAtcctcgtagatcaaggaagttcggccAATGTTATGTTCTTGACAACCTTCAACCGTCTACGGTTATCCATGGACCAGTTAAAACCCTCCGCTAGACGTTTGTATGGCTTCGCGGGAAATGAAGTAGAAGTCCATGGGTACATCGAGCTAAGTACCACATTCACAGACAACCTGTCTTTGTGGACTACTAAAATTAGGTACCTTGTTGTCGACGTGCCCTCGGCTTAA
- the LOC137815851 gene encoding uncharacterized protein gives MTESSCYCYRAMPFGLKNAGATYQRLMDKVLARILGRKVQAYVDDMVVTTQQKEQHATNLEELFTTIAKYRLKLNLEKCVFGVEAGKFLGFLLTERGIEANPENCAAIINMRSSVSVKEVQQLTGRMAALSRFVSAGANKGYPYFQCLRRNSRFIWTHECEEAFENLKKYLASPPVLCKPELGTPLHLYFAVIERVISSVLLQEQDQVQRPIYFVSKVLQGPEVRYQALEKEALAVVFSARRLCHYFQSFIVIAMTDLPIRKVLQKPDVAGRMARWAVELSEFDKRYEPRGPIKDQIYADFVVELFSAATHQKGADFKWVLSIDGSSNQQGSGAGVILEGPDGLLIEQALYFAFKASNNQAEYEALIAGMLLAKEMGAKGLFAKSDSLLVTGQITGEYQAKDPQMAAYLEYVQVLKESFEVFKLVYVPREQNARADLLAKLASSSKGGRQRTVIQETLKTPRTITDKTAEIQHVGTSEGTRRNHRSLTQETRKTPRVSRYPVAGVIIPQVHQIEEGETWMTTYQCYLADRRLPVDTAEARKVKKNSSKYTLIDGKLFRHGFTHPILVCVDGEQCTRIMAEQHEGICGSHIGGRSLSSKVLCAGYYWPTMREDCTRYAQQCKQCQQHVDWHNVPPEELKSIYSPWPFHTWGIDILGPFPLAISLMKYLVVAIECFTKWIEAEPVAQITAHKIQHFVWKNIVCRFEIPKRLVSDNGTQFASQQLDAMILVEIQENSPRFQNFVVKESNEERKVNLDLLNEVREEAKIKAEALKMRVEYKYGSKLRPRQFQVADLVMRKAHPY, from the exons ATGACTGAATCATCCTGCTATTGTTATAGAGCCATGCcttttgggttgaagaatgcaggagccacctaccaaaggctgatggacaaggtacTAGCACGCATATTGGGACGAAAGGTCCAAGcatatgtggacgacatggtggtcaccaCCCAGCAAAAAGAACAACATGCGACCAACTTGGAGGAGTTATTCACTACAATAGCGAAATACAGGTTAAAGTTAAACCTGGAGAAGTGCGTGTTTGGAGTAGAGGCAGGGAAATTCCTCGGTTTCTTGCTCACCGAACGAGGGATCGAGGCGAACCCTGAGAACTGTGCTGCCATAATAAATATGAGAAGCTCGGTCTCGGTAAAAGAAGTGCAACAATTGACAGGACGTATGGCCGCTCTGTCTAGGTTCGTGTCGGCAGGAGCGAACAAGGGTTACCCTTATTTCCAGTGTTTGAGAAGAAACAGTAGGTTCATCTGGACCCATGAATGTGAGGAGGCTTTCGAAAATTTGAAGAAGTACCTAGCCAGCCCTCCGGTATTGTGCAAGCCAGAGTTAGGTACCCCACTCCATTTATACTTTGCAGTTATAGAAAGGGTGATCAGTTCAGTCCTATTACAGGAGCAAGACCAGGTACAGAGGCCAATCTACTTTGTCAGCAAGGTATTGCAGGGACCGGAGGTCAGATATCAGGCCTTAGAAAAGGAAGCCTTAGCAGTGGTATTCTCAGCAAGAAGACTctgccactacttccagagcttcattGTGATAGCGATGACAGACCTTCCAATCCGCAAGGTTTTACAAAAACCagatgtggcgggaagaatggcaCGATGGGCGGTAGAATTATCTGAGTTTGATAAACGTTATGAACCCAGGGGCCCCATTAAGGACCAGATTTATGCCGACTTTGTAGTGGAACTCTTCTCAGCAGCCACCCATCAAAAAGGGGCAGATTTCAAATGGGTACTCTCGATAGATGGTTCATCGAACCAACAAGGTAGTGGGGCAGgtgtcattttggaaggcccgGATGGGTTGCTAATCGAACAGGCCCTCTATttcgctttcaaagccagtaacaaccaagcggagtatgaggccctaaTAGCAGGTATGCTGCTAGCAAAGGAAATGGGAGCAAAAGGATTGTTTGCAAAAAGTGATTCTTTGTTAGTTACGGGACAGATCACGGGGGAGTACCAAGCTAAGGATCCTCAAATGGCCGCGTATTTGGAATACGTCCAGGTATTGAAAGAATCATTCGAGGTGTTCAAGTTAGTCTATGTacccagagagcaaaatgcccgagctgacttgcttgctaaacTCGCCAGTTCGAGCAAGGGGGGAcgacagaggacggtgattcaggaaactctgaagacacctcgaacgATCACGGACAAAACGGCAGAGATCCAGCACGTTGGCACCTCGGAAGGAACGAGGAGGAATCATCGATCGTTGACGCAGGAGACAAGGAAGACACCTAGAGTAAGCAGGTACCCAGTTGCTGGAGTAATAATACCACAGGTACACCAGATCGAAGAAGGGGAAACTTGGATGACAACTTACCAGTGTTACTTGGCCGACAGAAGACTCCCAGTAGATACCGCAGAAGCCCggaaagtaaagaaaaattcaagcAAGTACACCTTAATCGATGGAAAGTTattcaggcacgggttcacccaTCCCATACTAGTGTGTGTGGACGGTGAACAATGCACACGCATCATGGCAGAGCAACACGAAGGAATATGCGGTAGCCACATCGGTGGCCGATCTCTTTCGTCAAAAGTCCTctgtgcaggttattactggccaaccatgagagaagactgcacaAGATACGCCCAACAATGCAAGCAGTGTCAACAACATGTTGATTGGCACAACGTGCCCCCAGAAGAGTTGAAATCgatatacagcccatggccattccatacgtggggaattgatATTTTGGGCCCTTTTCCCTTGGCAATAAGTctgatgaagtacctcgtggttgccatagagtgcttcacgaagtggatcgaAGCCGAACCAGTAGCACAGATCACGGCCCACAAGATCCAGCAtttcgtgtggaaaaacatagtgTGTCGTTTCGAGATCCCAAAGAGGTTAGTATCTGATAATGGTACCCAGTTCGCAAGCCAGCAATTGG ACGCTATGATCctagtggaaatccaggagaactcaccgcgtttccagaacttcgtggtcaAAGaatcgaacgaagaaagaaaggtgaacttgGACCTACTGAACGAAGTGAGGGAAGAAGCAAAGATCAAGGCTGAAGCCTTGAAAAtgagggtggagtacaagtacggctccaagctgagacctcgacaattccaggtcgccgacctggtgatgaggaaggctcacccgtactag